The proteins below are encoded in one region of Equus przewalskii isolate Varuska chromosome 1, EquPr2, whole genome shotgun sequence:
- the SEC31B gene encoding protein transport protein Sec31B isoform X16 — MKLKELERSAVQVWSPASQYPVYLATGTSAQQLDASFSTNGTLEIFEVDFRDPSLDLKRKGVLSASSRFHKLIWGIFGTGLLEGSGVIAGGGDNGMLTLYNVTHILSSGKEPVISQRQKHTGAVRALDFNPFQGNLLASGASDSEIFIWDLNNLSVPLTPGSKSQPLEDIRALSWNRQVQHILSSAHPSGKAVVWDLRKNEPILKVSDHSKRMHCSGLAWHPDIATQLVLCSEDDHLPVIQLWDLRFASSPLKVLESHSRGILSVSWSQADAELLLSSAKDNQILCWNLGSSEVVYKLPTQNSWCFDVQWCPRDPPVFSAASFDGWISLYSVMGRSWDVQQMRQADKISSSFSKGQPLPPLQVPEQVAQASLIPPLKRPPKWMRRPTGVSFAFGGKLVTFGLLNTLAHQVPQPCLHLVFISQVTTESEFLMRSAELQEALGSGNLLNYCQNKVQRASLQSEKMLWQFLKVTLEQDSRIKFLKLLGYSKDELQKKVATWLKSDVGLAESPQPKGDDRSSNRQQAFHSQASRHTTEEASASSTFFDELIPQILTPWAIPITEDTDGLLSQALLLGELGPAVELCLKEERFADAIILAQAGGADLLRQTQEYYLAKKKTRISSLLACVVQKNWKDMVCACSLQNWREALALLLTYSGPEKFPELCDMLGTRMEQEGNRALTSEATLCYVCSGSVERLVECWAKCHPASSPMALQDLMEKVMVLNRSLELLRGPNGVNPGPATTYRVTQYATFLAAQGSLATAMSYLPSDCAQLPVHQLRDRLFHAQGSGVPGQQSPPFPFPRVVVGATLHSKETQSYRSEFQPSHQVLAPSQRPRIFTPQSSLVMPLTPSHPSPYQGSRMQNISDYRVPGPQAAQPLPLGPRVRPALSQPQLLRGQRAQDLNPMGFPGTWPLPGPPPPVAPPDIMQPGSASLPETPRLIPLLPVRPPGLSPVSSPPPVPPVSFPVAHPPGGPGAPCSSTLPTTGILTPYPGPQDSLKNSPAPRGNLQRKKQLQQRLPKKIERKELPLEHQPLKTSFEALLQRCSLSATDLKTKRKLDEAARRLECLYEKLYEGTLSPHVLAGLHEVARCVDAGSFEQGLAVHAQVVGCSSFSEVSSFMPVLKAVLTIAHKLHV; from the exons GCAAGGGAGTCCTTTCTGCCTCAAGCAG GTTTCACAAGCTGATCTGGGGGATCTTTGGCACTGGGCTTCTGGAAGGCTCCGGGGTTATTGCAGGCGGCGGGGACAATGGCATGCTTACTCTGTACAATGTGACCCACATCCTGTCATCGGGGAAGGAGCCTGTGATTTCCCAGAGACAGAAGCACACCGGGGCTGTCAGAGCCCTCGACTTTAATCCTTTCCAG GGCAATCTCCTGGCCTCAGGGGCCAGTGATTCTGAAATCTTCATTTGGGATTTGAATAACCTGAGTGTGCCATTGACCCCAGGATCCAAGTCACAG CCCCTAGAAGACATCCGGGCACTCTCTTGGAACCGGCAAGTTCAACACATTCTGTCTTCTGCTCACCCCAGCGGCAAGGCAGTTGTGTGGGACCTCAGGAAGAATGAACCTATCCTCAAAGTCAGTGATCACAGCAAAAGG ATGCACTGCTCAGGACTGGCCTGGCACCCAGACATAGCCACCCAGTTGGTGCTGTGCTCGGAAGATGATCATCTCCCAGTGATTCAGCTGTGGGACTTGCGTTTTGCCTCCTCACCCCTGAAGGTGCTGGAGAGCCACAGCAG gGGGATCTTGTCAGTGTCATGGAGCCAGGCTGATGCTGAGCTGCTGCTCAGTAGTGCCAAAGATAATCAGATCTTATGCTGGAATCTGGGGAGCAGTGAG GTGGTATATAAGCTACCCACACAGAATAGCTGGTGCTTTGATGTCCAGTGGTGCCCTCGAGACCCTCCAGTGTTCTCTGCTGCCTCCTTTGACGGCTGGATCAGTTTGTACTCTGTGATGGGTAGGAGCTGGGACGTCCAGCAGATGAGACAAGCTGACAAG ATCTCTTCTTCCTTCAGCAAAGGCCAGCCTCTCCCACCATTGCAGGTGCCAGAGCAAGTAGCTCAAGCATCATTGATACCTCCCTTGAAAAGACCCCCCAAATGGATGAGAAGGCCAACAGGAGTTTCATTTGCT TTTGGGGGGAAGCTGGTTACCTTTGGCCTCCTCAACACACTTGCCCATCAGGTGCCACAGCCTTGCCTCCACCTCGTCTTCATCAGTCAAGTCACCACAGAATCTGAATTCCTGATGCGGTCAGCTGAGCTGCAGGAGGCCCTGGGATCAGGAAATCTCCTGAATTATTGTCAGAACAAGGTCCAACGAGCATCACTGCAAAGCGAAAAGATGCTCTGGCAGTTCCTGAAA GTGACCTTAGAGCAAGACTCTAGAATTAAATTCCTGAAGCTATTGGGATACAGTAAAGATGAGCTTCAAAAGAAG GTGGCCACATGGTTGAAGAGTGACGTGGGGCTGGCTGAGAGTCCTCAGCCCAAGGGAGATGACCGAAGCAGTAACAGACAACAGGCCTTCCACAGCCAG GCCTCCAGACACACCACGGAAGAAGCCTCTGCCTCCTCAACCTTCTTTGATGAGCTGATCCCTCAGATCTTGACTCCATGGGCGATCCCCATCACAGAAG ACACTGATGGACTTCTGAGCCAGGCTCTCCTGCTTGGAGAACTGGGCCCTGCTGTGGAGCTGTGTCTGAAGGAAGAGCGCTTTGCTGATGCCATCATCCTGGCCCAGGCTGGGGGTGCAGATCTGTTGAGGCAAACTCAGGAGTACTACTTGgccaagaagaaaaccagaatctCCTCG CTTCTAGCCTGTGTTGTGCAGAAGAATTGGAAGGATATGGTGTGTGCCTGTAGCCTGCAGAACTGGAGAGAGGCACTGGCCTTGCTACTGACATACTCAGGGCCAGAGAAATTCCCTGAGCTTTGTG ACATGCTGGGTACTCGCATGGAGCAGGAAGGCAACAGAGCACTAACTTCTGAAGCCACACTCTGTTATGTGTGCTCAGGGAGTGTGGAGCGGCTGGTGGAGTGCTGGGCCAAATGCCACCCGGCTTCATCCCCCATGGCTCTACAG GACTTGATGGAGAAGGTGATGGTCCTTAACAGGAGCTTGGAGCTACTACGGGGTCCTAATGGGGTGAACCCGGGCCCTGCCACAACCTACAGAGTCACTCAGTATGCCACCTTCCTGGCAGCTCAGGGCAGCCTGGCTACTGCTATGAGCTACCTACCTAGTGACTGTGCTCAG CTACCAGTTCACCAGCTGAGAGATCGACTTTTTCATGCCCAGGGTTCTGGTGTCCCGGGCCAACaatctcctcctttccccttcccccgGGTTGTTGTGGGAGCTACCCTTCACTCCAAAGAGACACAGTCTTACAGATCAGAATTCCAACCTTCTCACCAG GTTCTAGCTCCATCTCAAAGGCCAAGGATTTTCACACCTCAGTCATCACTAGTGATGCCCTTGACACCTTCCCATCCTAGCCCTTATCAGGGCTCCAGAATGCAGAATATAAGTGACTACAGGGTACCTgggccccaggcagcccagccTTTGCCCCTGGGCCCTAGGGTAAGGCCTG CTTTATCTCAGCCACAGCTGTTAAGAGGTCAAAGGGCACAAGATCTTAACCCCATGGGATTCCCTGGAACATGGCCTCTTCCGGGTCCACCTCCTCCTGTGGCACCCCCAGACATCAtgcagcctggctctgcctctctgcctgAGACTCCTCGACTGATCCCTCTGCTTCCTGTGAGACCACCAGGTCTCAGCCCTGtgagctccccacccccagtccctcCTGTCAGCTTTCCTGTGGCACACCCTCCAGGAGGGCCAGGAGCTCCATGCTCTAGCACCCTCCCAACCACTGGCATCTTGACTCCTTATCCAG GACCTCAAGATTCCTTGAAAAATTCTCCAGCTCCCAGGGGAAATCTCCAGAGGAAAAAG CAACTTCAGCAACGGCTACCCAAGAAGATAGAAAGGAAGGAGCTGCCCCTAGAGCATCAGCCCTTGAAGACCAGTTTTGAGGCGCTTCTACAACGCTGTTCCCTGTCTGCCACTGACTTA AAGACAAAACGGAAGCTGGATGAGGCAGCCCGACGTCTGGAATGTCTATATGAGAAGCTCTACGAGGGGACA CTCTCGCCTCATGTCCTGGCTGGGCTCCACGAGGTTGCCCGATGTGTGGATGCAGGAAGCTTTGAGCAGGGCCTCGCAGTGCATGCCCAGGTGGTGGGCTGCAGCAGCTTCAGTGAGGTCTCCAGCTTCATGCCTGTGCTGAAGGCTGTCCTCACCATTGCTCATAAGCTGCATGTGTAA
- the SEC31B gene encoding protein transport protein Sec31B isoform X22 yields the protein MKLKELERSAVQVWSPASQYPVYLATGTSAQQLDASFSTNGTLEIFEVDFRDPSLDLKRKGVLSASSRFHKLIWGIFGTGLLEGSGVIAGGGDNGMLTLYNVTHILSSGKEPVISQRQKHTGAVRALDFNPFQQPLEDIRALSWNRQVQHILSSAHPSGKAVVWDLRKNEPILKVSDHSKRMHCSGLAWHPDIATQLVLCSEDDHLPVIQLWDLRFASSPLKVLESHSRGILSVSWSQADAELLLSSAKDNQILCWNLGSSEVVYKLPTQNSWCFDVQWCPRDPPVFSAASFDGWISLYSVMGRSWDVQQMRQADKISSSFSKGQPLPPLQVPEQVAQASLIPPLKRPPKWMRRPTGVSFAFGGKLVTFGLLNTLAHQVPQPCLHLVFISQVTTESEFLMRSAELQEALGSGNLLNYCQNKVQRASLQSEKMLWQFLKVTLEQDSRIKFLKLLGYSKDELQKKVATWLKSDVGLAESPQPKGDDRSSNRQQAFHSQASRHTTEEASASSTFFDELIPQILTPWAIPITEDTDGLLSQALLLGELGPAVELCLKEERFADAIILAQAGGADLLRQTQEYYLAKKKTRISSLLACVVQKNWKDMVCACSLQNWREALALLLTYSGPEKFPELCDMLGTRMEQEGNRALTSEATLCYVCSGSVERLVECWAKCHPASSPMALQDLMEKVMVLNRSLELLRGPNGVNPGPATTYRVTQYATFLAAQGSLATAMSYLPSDCAQLPVHQLRDRLFHAQGSGVPGQQSPPFPFPRVVVGATLHSKETQSYRSEFQPSHQVLAPSQRPRIFTPQSSLVMPLTPSHPSPYQGSRMQNISDYRVPGPQAAQPLPLGPRVRPALSQPQLLRGQRAQDLNPMGFPGTWPLPGPPPPVAPPDIMQPGSASLPETPRLIPLLPVRPPGLSPVSSPPPVPPVSFPVAHPPGGPGAPCSSTLPTTGILTPYPGPQDSLKNSPAPRGNLQRKKQLQQRLPKKIERKELPLEHQPLKTSFEALLQRCSLSATDLKTKRKLDEAARRLECLYEKLYEGTLSPHVLAGLHEVARCVDAGSFEQGLAVHAQVVGCSSFSEVSSFMPVLKAVLTIAHKLHV from the exons GCAAGGGAGTCCTTTCTGCCTCAAGCAG GTTTCACAAGCTGATCTGGGGGATCTTTGGCACTGGGCTTCTGGAAGGCTCCGGGGTTATTGCAGGCGGCGGGGACAATGGCATGCTTACTCTGTACAATGTGACCCACATCCTGTCATCGGGGAAGGAGCCTGTGATTTCCCAGAGACAGAAGCACACCGGGGCTGTCAGAGCCCTCGACTTTAATCCTTTCCAG CAGCCCCTAGAAGACATCCGGGCACTCTCTTGGAACCGGCAAGTTCAACACATTCTGTCTTCTGCTCACCCCAGCGGCAAGGCAGTTGTGTGGGACCTCAGGAAGAATGAACCTATCCTCAAAGTCAGTGATCACAGCAAAAGG ATGCACTGCTCAGGACTGGCCTGGCACCCAGACATAGCCACCCAGTTGGTGCTGTGCTCGGAAGATGATCATCTCCCAGTGATTCAGCTGTGGGACTTGCGTTTTGCCTCCTCACCCCTGAAGGTGCTGGAGAGCCACAGCAG gGGGATCTTGTCAGTGTCATGGAGCCAGGCTGATGCTGAGCTGCTGCTCAGTAGTGCCAAAGATAATCAGATCTTATGCTGGAATCTGGGGAGCAGTGAG GTGGTATATAAGCTACCCACACAGAATAGCTGGTGCTTTGATGTCCAGTGGTGCCCTCGAGACCCTCCAGTGTTCTCTGCTGCCTCCTTTGACGGCTGGATCAGTTTGTACTCTGTGATGGGTAGGAGCTGGGACGTCCAGCAGATGAGACAAGCTGACAAG ATCTCTTCTTCCTTCAGCAAAGGCCAGCCTCTCCCACCATTGCAGGTGCCAGAGCAAGTAGCTCAAGCATCATTGATACCTCCCTTGAAAAGACCCCCCAAATGGATGAGAAGGCCAACAGGAGTTTCATTTGCT TTTGGGGGGAAGCTGGTTACCTTTGGCCTCCTCAACACACTTGCCCATCAGGTGCCACAGCCTTGCCTCCACCTCGTCTTCATCAGTCAAGTCACCACAGAATCTGAATTCCTGATGCGGTCAGCTGAGCTGCAGGAGGCCCTGGGATCAGGAAATCTCCTGAATTATTGTCAGAACAAGGTCCAACGAGCATCACTGCAAAGCGAAAAGATGCTCTGGCAGTTCCTGAAA GTGACCTTAGAGCAAGACTCTAGAATTAAATTCCTGAAGCTATTGGGATACAGTAAAGATGAGCTTCAAAAGAAG GTGGCCACATGGTTGAAGAGTGACGTGGGGCTGGCTGAGAGTCCTCAGCCCAAGGGAGATGACCGAAGCAGTAACAGACAACAGGCCTTCCACAGCCAG GCCTCCAGACACACCACGGAAGAAGCCTCTGCCTCCTCAACCTTCTTTGATGAGCTGATCCCTCAGATCTTGACTCCATGGGCGATCCCCATCACAGAAG ACACTGATGGACTTCTGAGCCAGGCTCTCCTGCTTGGAGAACTGGGCCCTGCTGTGGAGCTGTGTCTGAAGGAAGAGCGCTTTGCTGATGCCATCATCCTGGCCCAGGCTGGGGGTGCAGATCTGTTGAGGCAAACTCAGGAGTACTACTTGgccaagaagaaaaccagaatctCCTCG CTTCTAGCCTGTGTTGTGCAGAAGAATTGGAAGGATATGGTGTGTGCCTGTAGCCTGCAGAACTGGAGAGAGGCACTGGCCTTGCTACTGACATACTCAGGGCCAGAGAAATTCCCTGAGCTTTGTG ACATGCTGGGTACTCGCATGGAGCAGGAAGGCAACAGAGCACTAACTTCTGAAGCCACACTCTGTTATGTGTGCTCAGGGAGTGTGGAGCGGCTGGTGGAGTGCTGGGCCAAATGCCACCCGGCTTCATCCCCCATGGCTCTACAG GACTTGATGGAGAAGGTGATGGTCCTTAACAGGAGCTTGGAGCTACTACGGGGTCCTAATGGGGTGAACCCGGGCCCTGCCACAACCTACAGAGTCACTCAGTATGCCACCTTCCTGGCAGCTCAGGGCAGCCTGGCTACTGCTATGAGCTACCTACCTAGTGACTGTGCTCAG CTACCAGTTCACCAGCTGAGAGATCGACTTTTTCATGCCCAGGGTTCTGGTGTCCCGGGCCAACaatctcctcctttccccttcccccgGGTTGTTGTGGGAGCTACCCTTCACTCCAAAGAGACACAGTCTTACAGATCAGAATTCCAACCTTCTCACCAG GTTCTAGCTCCATCTCAAAGGCCAAGGATTTTCACACCTCAGTCATCACTAGTGATGCCCTTGACACCTTCCCATCCTAGCCCTTATCAGGGCTCCAGAATGCAGAATATAAGTGACTACAGGGTACCTgggccccaggcagcccagccTTTGCCCCTGGGCCCTAGGGTAAGGCCTG CTTTATCTCAGCCACAGCTGTTAAGAGGTCAAAGGGCACAAGATCTTAACCCCATGGGATTCCCTGGAACATGGCCTCTTCCGGGTCCACCTCCTCCTGTGGCACCCCCAGACATCAtgcagcctggctctgcctctctgcctgAGACTCCTCGACTGATCCCTCTGCTTCCTGTGAGACCACCAGGTCTCAGCCCTGtgagctccccacccccagtccctcCTGTCAGCTTTCCTGTGGCACACCCTCCAGGAGGGCCAGGAGCTCCATGCTCTAGCACCCTCCCAACCACTGGCATCTTGACTCCTTATCCAG GACCTCAAGATTCCTTGAAAAATTCTCCAGCTCCCAGGGGAAATCTCCAGAGGAAAAAG CAACTTCAGCAACGGCTACCCAAGAAGATAGAAAGGAAGGAGCTGCCCCTAGAGCATCAGCCCTTGAAGACCAGTTTTGAGGCGCTTCTACAACGCTGTTCCCTGTCTGCCACTGACTTA AAGACAAAACGGAAGCTGGATGAGGCAGCCCGACGTCTGGAATGTCTATATGAGAAGCTCTACGAGGGGACA CTCTCGCCTCATGTCCTGGCTGGGCTCCACGAGGTTGCCCGATGTGTGGATGCAGGAAGCTTTGAGCAGGGCCTCGCAGTGCATGCCCAGGTGGTGGGCTGCAGCAGCTTCAGTGAGGTCTCCAGCTTCATGCCTGTGCTGAAGGCTGTCCTCACCATTGCTCATAAGCTGCATGTGTAA
- the SEC31B gene encoding protein transport protein Sec31B isoform X20 gives MKLKELERSAVQVWSPASQYPVYLATGTSAQQLDASFSTNGTLEIFEVDFRDPSLDLKRKGVLSASSRFHKLIWGIFGTGLLEGSGVIAGGGDNGMLTLYNVTHILSSGKEPVISQRQKHTGAVRALDFNPFQGNLLASGASDSEIFIWDLNNLSVPLTPGSKSQPLEDIRALSWNRQVQHILSSAHPSGKAVVWDLRKNEPILKVSDHSKRMHCSGLAWHPDIATQLVLCSEDDHLPVIQLWDLRFASSPLKVLESHSRGILSVSWSQADAELLLSSAKDNQILCWNLGSSEVVYKLPTQNSWCFDVQWCPRDPPVFSAASFDGWISLYSVMGRSWDVQQMRQADKVPEQVAQASLIPPLKRPPKWMRRPTGVSFAFGGKLVTFGLLNTLAHQVPQPCLHLVFISQVTTESEFLMRSAELQEALGSGNLLNYCQNKVQRASLQSEKMLWQFLKVTLEQDSRIKFLKLLGYSKDELQKKVATWLKSDVGLAESPQPKGDDRSSNRQQAFHSQASRHTTEEASASSTFFDELIPQILTPWAIPITEDTDGLLSQALLLGELGPAVELCLKEERFADAIILAQAGGADLLRQTQEYYLAKKKTRISSLLACVVQKNWKDMVCACSLQNWREALALLLTYSGPEKFPELCDMLGTRMEQEGNRALTSEATLCYVCSGSVERLVECWAKCHPASSPMALQDLMEKVMVLNRSLELLRGPNGVNPGPATTYRVTQYATFLAAQGSLATAMSYLPSDCAQLPVHQLRDRLFHAQGSGVPGQQSPPFPFPRVVVGATLHSKETQSYRSEFQPSHQVLAPSQRPRIFTPQSSLVMPLTPSHPSPYQGSRMQNISDYRVPGPQAAQPLPLGPRVRPALSQPQLLRGQRAQDLNPMGFPGTWPLPGPPPPVAPPDIMQPGSASLPETPRLIPLLPVRPPGLSPVSSPPPVPPVSFPVAHPPGGPGAPCSSTLPTTGILTPYPGPQDSLKNSPAPRGNLQRKKQLQQRLPKKIERKELPLEHQPLKTSFEALLQRCSLSATDLKTKRKLDEAARRLECLYEKLYEGTLSPHVLAGLHEVARCVDAGSFEQGLAVHAQVVGCSSFSEVSSFMPVLKAVLTIAHKLHV, from the exons GCAAGGGAGTCCTTTCTGCCTCAAGCAG GTTTCACAAGCTGATCTGGGGGATCTTTGGCACTGGGCTTCTGGAAGGCTCCGGGGTTATTGCAGGCGGCGGGGACAATGGCATGCTTACTCTGTACAATGTGACCCACATCCTGTCATCGGGGAAGGAGCCTGTGATTTCCCAGAGACAGAAGCACACCGGGGCTGTCAGAGCCCTCGACTTTAATCCTTTCCAG GGCAATCTCCTGGCCTCAGGGGCCAGTGATTCTGAAATCTTCATTTGGGATTTGAATAACCTGAGTGTGCCATTGACCCCAGGATCCAAGTCACAG CCCCTAGAAGACATCCGGGCACTCTCTTGGAACCGGCAAGTTCAACACATTCTGTCTTCTGCTCACCCCAGCGGCAAGGCAGTTGTGTGGGACCTCAGGAAGAATGAACCTATCCTCAAAGTCAGTGATCACAGCAAAAGG ATGCACTGCTCAGGACTGGCCTGGCACCCAGACATAGCCACCCAGTTGGTGCTGTGCTCGGAAGATGATCATCTCCCAGTGATTCAGCTGTGGGACTTGCGTTTTGCCTCCTCACCCCTGAAGGTGCTGGAGAGCCACAGCAG gGGGATCTTGTCAGTGTCATGGAGCCAGGCTGATGCTGAGCTGCTGCTCAGTAGTGCCAAAGATAATCAGATCTTATGCTGGAATCTGGGGAGCAGTGAG GTGGTATATAAGCTACCCACACAGAATAGCTGGTGCTTTGATGTCCAGTGGTGCCCTCGAGACCCTCCAGTGTTCTCTGCTGCCTCCTTTGACGGCTGGATCAGTTTGTACTCTGTGATGGGTAGGAGCTGGGACGTCCAGCAGATGAGACAAGCTGACAAG GTGCCAGAGCAAGTAGCTCAAGCATCATTGATACCTCCCTTGAAAAGACCCCCCAAATGGATGAGAAGGCCAACAGGAGTTTCATTTGCT TTTGGGGGGAAGCTGGTTACCTTTGGCCTCCTCAACACACTTGCCCATCAGGTGCCACAGCCTTGCCTCCACCTCGTCTTCATCAGTCAAGTCACCACAGAATCTGAATTCCTGATGCGGTCAGCTGAGCTGCAGGAGGCCCTGGGATCAGGAAATCTCCTGAATTATTGTCAGAACAAGGTCCAACGAGCATCACTGCAAAGCGAAAAGATGCTCTGGCAGTTCCTGAAA GTGACCTTAGAGCAAGACTCTAGAATTAAATTCCTGAAGCTATTGGGATACAGTAAAGATGAGCTTCAAAAGAAG GTGGCCACATGGTTGAAGAGTGACGTGGGGCTGGCTGAGAGTCCTCAGCCCAAGGGAGATGACCGAAGCAGTAACAGACAACAGGCCTTCCACAGCCAG GCCTCCAGACACACCACGGAAGAAGCCTCTGCCTCCTCAACCTTCTTTGATGAGCTGATCCCTCAGATCTTGACTCCATGGGCGATCCCCATCACAGAAG ACACTGATGGACTTCTGAGCCAGGCTCTCCTGCTTGGAGAACTGGGCCCTGCTGTGGAGCTGTGTCTGAAGGAAGAGCGCTTTGCTGATGCCATCATCCTGGCCCAGGCTGGGGGTGCAGATCTGTTGAGGCAAACTCAGGAGTACTACTTGgccaagaagaaaaccagaatctCCTCG CTTCTAGCCTGTGTTGTGCAGAAGAATTGGAAGGATATGGTGTGTGCCTGTAGCCTGCAGAACTGGAGAGAGGCACTGGCCTTGCTACTGACATACTCAGGGCCAGAGAAATTCCCTGAGCTTTGTG ACATGCTGGGTACTCGCATGGAGCAGGAAGGCAACAGAGCACTAACTTCTGAAGCCACACTCTGTTATGTGTGCTCAGGGAGTGTGGAGCGGCTGGTGGAGTGCTGGGCCAAATGCCACCCGGCTTCATCCCCCATGGCTCTACAG GACTTGATGGAGAAGGTGATGGTCCTTAACAGGAGCTTGGAGCTACTACGGGGTCCTAATGGGGTGAACCCGGGCCCTGCCACAACCTACAGAGTCACTCAGTATGCCACCTTCCTGGCAGCTCAGGGCAGCCTGGCTACTGCTATGAGCTACCTACCTAGTGACTGTGCTCAG CTACCAGTTCACCAGCTGAGAGATCGACTTTTTCATGCCCAGGGTTCTGGTGTCCCGGGCCAACaatctcctcctttccccttcccccgGGTTGTTGTGGGAGCTACCCTTCACTCCAAAGAGACACAGTCTTACAGATCAGAATTCCAACCTTCTCACCAG GTTCTAGCTCCATCTCAAAGGCCAAGGATTTTCACACCTCAGTCATCACTAGTGATGCCCTTGACACCTTCCCATCCTAGCCCTTATCAGGGCTCCAGAATGCAGAATATAAGTGACTACAGGGTACCTgggccccaggcagcccagccTTTGCCCCTGGGCCCTAGGGTAAGGCCTG CTTTATCTCAGCCACAGCTGTTAAGAGGTCAAAGGGCACAAGATCTTAACCCCATGGGATTCCCTGGAACATGGCCTCTTCCGGGTCCACCTCCTCCTGTGGCACCCCCAGACATCAtgcagcctggctctgcctctctgcctgAGACTCCTCGACTGATCCCTCTGCTTCCTGTGAGACCACCAGGTCTCAGCCCTGtgagctccccacccccagtccctcCTGTCAGCTTTCCTGTGGCACACCCTCCAGGAGGGCCAGGAGCTCCATGCTCTAGCACCCTCCCAACCACTGGCATCTTGACTCCTTATCCAG GACCTCAAGATTCCTTGAAAAATTCTCCAGCTCCCAGGGGAAATCTCCAGAGGAAAAAG CAACTTCAGCAACGGCTACCCAAGAAGATAGAAAGGAAGGAGCTGCCCCTAGAGCATCAGCCCTTGAAGACCAGTTTTGAGGCGCTTCTACAACGCTGTTCCCTGTCTGCCACTGACTTA AAGACAAAACGGAAGCTGGATGAGGCAGCCCGACGTCTGGAATGTCTATATGAGAAGCTCTACGAGGGGACA CTCTCGCCTCATGTCCTGGCTGGGCTCCACGAGGTTGCCCGATGTGTGGATGCAGGAAGCTTTGAGCAGGGCCTCGCAGTGCATGCCCAGGTGGTGGGCTGCAGCAGCTTCAGTGAGGTCTCCAGCTTCATGCCTGTGCTGAAGGCTGTCCTCACCATTGCTCATAAGCTGCATGTGTAA